The window CAGCCTCTCGATCTCCTATTACCTGCTCTCGACAATGGGACGCTCGCAGGAGGTGCGGCGCCTTGTCGACCAGCAGACCGCGCAGTTGCGCGAGGCCAATCTGTTGATGGAAGCCGAGATCCTCAGCCGCCGACAGGCGGAGGGACTGCTGTACCTGCAGCGGAACCTGGCCGCGGCGCTGGGCGGGGCTCAGAGCGTCAACGATGCCTTGACCATCTCGCTGCAGGCGGCCCTGAAGACCGGCGGGCTCGACTGCGGGGGCATCTATGTCGTCGATCCGGTTCGGTGCTGCGCCGATCTGGCGGTACACCGGGGCTTGAGTCAGACGTTTGTTGACGCGGCAGGGCATATCGATCCGGGTGATCCGCGGATGTCCATGGTCACCAGCGGGCGGACGGTGCTGATCGAAGATATGCCCGCGAACCGCCCGGATCTTTCTCCTGTTGAAGAAGGGCTCATTGCCCTGATCGTCGCGCCGATCTGGCACCAAGACCGCGTTGTCGGATGCCTGAACCTGGCGTCGCACTGCAACGACACGATCTCGCCCCAGACCATCAGCGCCGTCGAGGCCATTGCCAGCCAGATCGGCGGGGCCCTGGAGCGAGCCCGCGTCAGCGGCGCCCTGCGGGAAAGCGAAGAACGACTGCGCGCGCTGGCGGAAAACATCGACGCCATCTTCTACCGGCTCGATCTCGATGGGCGAGTGGTTTACACCAGCCCCCAGGTGGCCCGCTTTGGCTACGACGAACGGACCCTCGCCGGGCAGAATTTCCAGCAGTTCATCTACCCCGCCGACCAGGAGATGGTCCTGAGCCGCTTCCGTGCCATTTTGGCCGGGGCCACCCCTCCCTTCGTCGAGTACCGCATGCTGACCGCCGACGGCCGCGTGCGGTGGATGCAGGACTCCAGCGTTTCGGCATGTGACGCCGACGGCCATGTCGTCGCCGTGACCGGAATCCTGCAGGATATCACGCACCGCAGGGAGTCTGAGCAGCGCCTCCGCGACAGCGAGCAGCGATACCACAGCCTGTTCGAGAACTCGCCCACGTCGCTGTGGGAAGAGGATTTCTCAGCCGTGCGCGAGTACCTCGATTCGCTCGAGGCCGCGGGCGTGACAGACCTGCCCCGGCATCTGCGTCAGAACCCCCAGACCGTGCGCCACTGCGCGTCGCTGGTGCGCATTGTCGACGTCAACACCGCCACACTGAGGCTGTTCGACGCCCCCAGCAAAGAGGCCCTGCTGGGCAACCTCGACAAGGTGTTCACCGACAGTTCCTTCGCCGTCTTCGGCGAGGAGATCGCCAACCTCATTCAGGGGGTTCATTCCTTCCGCACCGACGCCACCAACCGCACTCTGGGCGGCAAGACCAAGGAGATCGTGCTGCACGTGGCGGTCGTTCCCGGATGCGAAACCACCTGGCAGCGCGCCATGATCTCGATGATCGACATCACCGACCGAAAGCAGGCGCAGAAAGCCCTCCAGGCCGCCCGGCAGAAACTCATGCATGCCCGCGAGGCCGAACGCCGCCACATCGCCGTCGAACTGCACGACTCGATCAACCAGTCCCTGGTCGCCCTGCAACTGATGCTGCACAACACCCTCAATGCCGCCGGCGGCGCAATGGCCGCGGCGCCGCTGCAGACGCTCTCTGCCGCCGCCGGACATTGTACCGCCCTGGTCCGCGAGGTGCGCAACCTCTGCCACGGGCTCTATCCTCCCACGCTGCAGTCACTGGGGCTGGGCTCGGGGCTGCGCGAACTGGCCCGCCAGTGTACCGCCGCCGGAATCGCCGCCACGGTCATCGACACGCCCCAGGCCCGATGGCTGCGATTCGACCCCGACATCGAGATCGCCCTGTTCCGCACGGCCCAGGAAGCCGCCAACAACGCCCTGCGCCACAGCGCGGCCGCGCACCTGCTCTTCTCGCTCGAACACGATGGCGCCACGACCACCCTGAGCATCATCGACGACGGGAAAGGGTTCGACCCCCAGAACGTCGCCACCGGACTGGGATTGATCTCGCTTCGCG is drawn from Planctomycetaceae bacterium and contains these coding sequences:
- a CDS encoding PAS domain S-box protein; translated protein: MSGRAEQLQDRSFQRRTCTHYWIAGFTLALGAVLSAFLFFHMRSVQQQRLQERFGMEGQERCVRLKQAVDTLLRELSSLAALYECSQQVEEAEFRPFARHLLDRNTSLRAMAWAPRTPPPRPPATTRPAEQSASAPAGQAGVSYPVLYRLPAEAGLRSAEDLYACPEFRLAMDYADAIASPVLASLDVQAGSILAVAPIYDRGENSLAASGRRENLSGFAIAKIDLPDLIRVAFSTSLRSGAEVILSEVQADGPPRQLGRFRIPTDRPGPLSTLTDERFIDVGGRQWRLHSAATIDYVNERQQYTPWALLGLGLVISLSISYYLLSTMGRSQEVRRLVDQQTAQLREANLLMEAEILSRRQAEGLLYLQRNLAAALGGAQSVNDALTISLQAALKTGGLDCGGIYVVDPVRCCADLAVHRGLSQTFVDAAGHIDPGDPRMSMVTSGRTVLIEDMPANRPDLSPVEEGLIALIVAPIWHQDRVVGCLNLASHCNDTISPQTISAVEAIASQIGGALERARVSGALRESEERLRALAENIDAIFYRLDLDGRVVYTSPQVARFGYDERTLAGQNFQQFIYPADQEMVLSRFRAILAGATPPFVEYRMLTADGRVRWMQDSSVSACDADGHVVAVTGILQDITHRRESEQRLRDSEQRYHSLFENSPTSLWEEDFSAVREYLDSLEAAGVTDLPRHLRQNPQTVRHCASLVRIVDVNTATLRLFDAPSKEALLGNLDKVFTDSSFAVFGEEIANLIQGVHSFRTDATNRTLGGKTKEIVLHVAVVPGCETTWQRAMISMIDITDRKQAQKALQAARQKLMHAREAERRHIAVELHDSINQSLVALQLMLHNTLNAAGGAMAAAPLQTLSAAAGHCTALVREVRNLCHGLYPPTLQSLGLGSGLRELARQCTAAGIAATVIDTPQARWLRFDPDIEIALFRTAQEAANNALRHSAAAHLLFSLEHDGATTTLSIIDDGKGFDPQNVATGLGLISLRENAEAIDGTLTIASRPGQTRIAVAAPAKPLKAD